From Sceloporus undulatus isolate JIND9_A2432 ecotype Alabama chromosome 6, SceUnd_v1.1, whole genome shotgun sequence, one genomic window encodes:
- the RPL23 gene encoding 60S ribosomal protein L23, giving the protein MSKRGRGGSSGAKFRISLGLPVGAVINCADNTGAKNLYIISVKGIKGRLNRLPAAGVGDMVMATVKKGKPELRKKVHPAVVIRQRKSYRRKDGVFLYFEDNAGVIVNNKGEMKGSAITGPVAKECADLWPRIASNAGSIA; this is encoded by the exons ATGTCGAAGCGAG GACGTGGTGGTTCGTCCGGTGCGAAGTTCCGCATCTCACTTGGTCTTCCTGTGGGAGCTGTTATCAACTGCGCAGATAACACAG GGGCCAAAAATTTGTACATCATCTCTGTGAAAGGGATTAAAGGGCGCCTGAACAGACTGCCAGCTGCTGGTGTGGGGGACATGGTAATGGCTACTGTTAAGAAAGGCAAACCAGAACTCAGGAAGAAGG TGCATCCAGCAGTAGTGATTCGGCAGCGGAAGTCATATAGGAGAAAAGACGGGGTGTTCTTGTACTTTGAAGACAATGCAGGGGTGATAGTAAACAACAAAGGGGAAATGAAAG GTTCTGCTATCACAGGCCCTGTAGCCAAGGAATGCGCAGATCTGTGGCCCAGGATTGCCTCCAATGCTGGAAGCATTGCATGA